A DNA window from Enterobacter cloacae subsp. cloacae ATCC 13047 contains the following coding sequences:
- a CDS encoding methyltransferase domain-containing protein codes for MLYPDNRFTLSSLQAAAALYQFPAGAPENARVLDLGCGQGDVLLSAALAWPDCVGIGIDSNEEAVSAGQRQAQRLGIANIELVAAGLNDVLSVSPGEFDYILIRGDFIPAGMPERDALLQWCHRHLAARGMIAIHQTFTPPESAAQYVQDALAFHARLAGRPEEQVAFARGMLSYLAMTQPEGEIKHHVLAMEHVDDATLSEMLASATHTSGQFIHFNDSLSACGLRYVGDALPQYETGESVSEQIHQLHALVSSGQTSIAAQQYLDFAVNRRERVSLLSRDDAVNAAALDFTRLNTLHWAGDFRRYRNERGEVVNAHTNAEGKFFSTLNTTTLHILDLLGGAWPLSLSFEQLVFNTRLPEKEEDVAQQVLESLKDLFLNQIPGLYWAGSPGPYNVQPERELAFISPLQTGDDADVTFNLWGARVTLSQEEREFALAGMDVNQAKSSELFSALKAKGLLKGSPEAWRRAQQHYLRPGDVDYLKRSIDTLLLLNVGSQQGGLLADGQIMAGEKDEQDPAIDLIYKNVNALIAAGLAKDARDYIRGQIENDPHNLHMLRCYSRASLLMGDWDEALSALGQLMSRYSAGQDIWFDLATVLQKKGELHYSARILQALLRLNKNNASFWNTLAVVYHSRRNMAMAERCARESLRYNATNPLHLAMMGIILSDNQKLTEARYFLEKSLEFAPGDFDCFTSLLFVLTHDFSVSPEVLFERHLAYGELVSAWAKKFDLTLPWQGSKDPERPLRVGFVSGDFRNHPVSRFLRPFWDGMDREQFSLYGYSTLDKDDAVTEHFRNTSTKWLSVTDLNNVELAKQIHSDGIDILFDLSGHTTGTRLPAFAFKPAPVQITWLGYPGTTGMTQMDYRIISTGFVRNAAIDAQFTEKLIAIPLDNFFEPDASSPDVNTLPALTNGWFTYGSFNRPKKLNDRVFALWARILQHNATSRLLIGFMDDDAMIARYRKKLNALGVADEQLIFRKTTGMEAYLQMHHEVDMLLDSFPYNGGTTTSHGIWMGVPTLTLAGATYPARQGLEIMHIYGLDEFVAESQQDYFDKAVRWQTQLETLNALRQSMRSTIPTQGQSNVAIPFQQALRQAWRKWCADEAPHSFRVTGTED; via the coding sequence ATGTTGTATCCAGATAATCGATTCACGCTATCCAGTCTGCAGGCTGCCGCTGCCCTGTATCAGTTTCCTGCCGGGGCGCCTGAGAATGCGCGCGTCCTGGATTTAGGCTGCGGACAGGGAGATGTGTTGTTATCCGCTGCGCTGGCCTGGCCGGATTGTGTCGGGATAGGGATTGATAGTAACGAAGAGGCTGTTTCAGCGGGGCAGAGGCAGGCGCAGCGTCTGGGTATCGCCAATATCGAACTGGTTGCGGCGGGTCTTAACGATGTGTTGAGCGTGTCGCCGGGTGAGTTCGATTACATTCTGATCCGCGGGGACTTTATTCCTGCTGGCATGCCAGAGCGTGACGCGCTGTTGCAGTGGTGTCATCGTCATTTGGCGGCGCGCGGCATGATTGCCATTCATCAAACCTTTACCCCGCCTGAGTCCGCGGCGCAATATGTCCAGGATGCGCTGGCTTTCCATGCACGTCTGGCGGGCCGGCCAGAAGAGCAGGTGGCGTTTGCTCGCGGCATGCTCAGCTATCTGGCCATGACTCAGCCGGAAGGCGAGATCAAACACCATGTGCTCGCGATGGAGCACGTTGACGACGCCACCCTTAGTGAGATGCTGGCAAGCGCCACCCATACCTCCGGGCAGTTTATTCACTTCAACGATAGCCTTTCCGCCTGCGGGTTACGCTACGTGGGAGATGCGCTGCCGCAGTACGAAACGGGTGAAAGTGTTAGCGAGCAAATTCATCAGCTGCACGCTCTGGTCTCATCCGGACAGACGTCGATTGCCGCGCAGCAATATCTCGATTTTGCCGTCAACCGTCGCGAGCGCGTCAGCCTGCTTTCCCGTGATGATGCCGTCAACGCGGCGGCGCTGGATTTTACCCGCCTGAACACGCTGCACTGGGCCGGTGATTTCAGGCGTTACCGCAACGAGCGGGGTGAGGTTGTTAATGCTCACACCAACGCGGAAGGGAAGTTTTTCTCAACGCTTAATACCACGACCCTGCACATTCTCGATCTGCTTGGCGGCGCATGGCCGCTGAGCCTGTCGTTTGAACAGCTGGTGTTCAACACCCGTCTTCCTGAAAAGGAGGAGGATGTCGCCCAGCAGGTACTTGAGTCACTGAAAGATCTGTTTCTCAATCAAATTCCGGGACTCTACTGGGCCGGTTCACCAGGGCCATACAATGTTCAACCGGAACGTGAACTTGCCTTCATTTCACCTCTTCAGACAGGCGATGACGCCGACGTCACGTTTAATTTGTGGGGCGCGCGCGTCACTCTTAGTCAGGAAGAGCGTGAATTTGCACTTGCAGGCATGGATGTCAATCAGGCCAAAAGCAGCGAACTTTTTTCGGCACTGAAAGCGAAAGGTCTGTTGAAAGGCTCCCCTGAAGCGTGGCGCAGAGCACAGCAGCATTATTTACGCCCGGGGGATGTTGACTATCTCAAACGTAGCATCGATACGCTGTTGCTGCTTAACGTCGGGTCGCAGCAGGGTGGTTTACTGGCTGACGGACAAATAATGGCAGGTGAGAAGGATGAACAGGATCCTGCTATCGATCTCATCTACAAAAACGTCAACGCCCTGATTGCTGCGGGTCTGGCTAAAGACGCGCGCGATTATATCCGCGGACAGATTGAAAACGATCCCCATAACCTGCATATGCTTCGCTGCTATTCCCGCGCCAGCCTGCTGATGGGGGACTGGGATGAGGCCTTATCGGCACTCGGTCAACTGATGAGCCGCTACTCTGCCGGGCAGGATATCTGGTTCGACCTGGCCACCGTGCTACAGAAAAAGGGTGAGTTGCATTATTCAGCCCGCATCCTCCAGGCGCTGCTGCGGTTGAATAAAAATAACGCGTCATTCTGGAATACGCTGGCGGTGGTGTATCACTCGCGCCGCAACATGGCCATGGCTGAACGCTGTGCCAGAGAGTCTTTGCGCTATAACGCCACGAACCCGCTGCATCTCGCAATGATGGGCATCATTCTGAGTGATAACCAGAAACTGACGGAAGCACGCTATTTCCTTGAGAAATCGCTCGAGTTTGCGCCGGGTGATTTTGACTGTTTCACCAGCTTGCTGTTTGTTCTGACCCACGATTTTTCCGTCTCGCCGGAGGTGCTCTTCGAGCGCCATCTTGCTTATGGCGAGCTGGTGAGCGCATGGGCGAAAAAATTCGACCTGACGCTGCCGTGGCAGGGTAGCAAGGATCCTGAGCGGCCGCTGCGCGTCGGCTTTGTCTCCGGCGATTTCCGCAACCACCCGGTAAGCCGTTTCCTGCGGCCGTTCTGGGATGGTATGGACCGGGAACAGTTCTCCCTCTACGGCTATAGCACGCTCGATAAAGATGATGCCGTCACGGAGCACTTCCGTAACACCTCGACGAAGTGGTTATCCGTTACCGATCTCAATAACGTTGAGCTGGCAAAACAGATCCACAGTGACGGGATCGATATTCTTTTTGACCTCTCGGGCCATACCACCGGAACGCGGTTACCTGCGTTTGCCTTTAAGCCTGCGCCAGTGCAAATCACCTGGCTGGGCTACCCGGGCACAACCGGGATGACGCAGATGGATTACCGCATTATCAGTACCGGGTTTGTCAGAAATGCGGCGATAGACGCGCAGTTCACGGAGAAGCTGATTGCAATCCCGCTTGATAACTTCTTCGAGCCGGATGCGTCCAGTCCTGACGTCAATACGCTGCCAGCCCTGACGAACGGCTGGTTTACCTACGGTAGCTTTAACCGTCCTAAAAAATTGAACGATCGGGTCTTCGCGCTGTGGGCGCGCATTCTCCAGCATAACGCCACGTCAAGGCTGCTGATTGGTTTTATGGATGATGACGCGATGATCGCCCGCTACCGCAAGAAGCTCAATGCGCTGGGCGTGGCGGATGAACAGCTCATCTTCCGTAAAACCACGGGAATGGAGGCCTACCTGCAGATGCATCACGAGGTGGACATGCTCCTTGACTCCTTCCCATACAACGGAGGCACCACCACCAGCCATGGCATCTGGATGGGCGTCCCGACGCTCACCCTGGCAGGGGCGACCTATCCTGCCCGTCAGGGGCTGGAGATTATGCATATCTACGGGCTGGATGAATTTGTTGCGGAAAGTCAGCAGGACTATTTCGATAAAGCCGTGCGCTGGCAAACCCAACTGGAAACCCTTAACGCCTTGCGCCAGAGCATGCGGAGCACGATCCCGACGCAGGGGCAGAGCAATGTGGCGATTCCTTTCCAGCAGGCCCTACGTCAGGCCTGGCGTAAATGGTGTGCTGACGAAGCACCTCACAGTTTCCGGGTAACAGGTACTGAGGATTAA
- a CDS encoding DegT/DnrJ/EryC1/StrS family aminotransferase: protein MKNVYVTSPLLPPLEEFIPYLETLWESKILTNSGQFHQQLEEALAAYLGVKHVCLFSNGTLALLTALQTLRITGEVITTPYSFVATSHSLLWNDLTPVFADIDPVTFNIDPDRIEELITPKTTAIMPVHCYGIPCDMERIQKIADTYGLKVIYDAAHCFGVKQDNASILNYGDLSVLSFHATKVFNTFEGGAIICHDAKTKQRIDYLKNFGFADETIVMAPGINAKMNEVQAAMGLLQLKYIDGALQERAVIYQRYVELLDAALPALEYIKPASNIEWNYSYFPVLIRADSAVSRDAIYAELRKHNIYARRYFYPLISAFPMYRHFPTANVQHLPVADEISHAVLCLPIYPGLPVADQRRIIEIIQGLFIDAAHAAEPALVVNG, encoded by the coding sequence ATGAAAAATGTCTACGTTACCAGTCCACTTCTTCCGCCACTTGAGGAGTTCATCCCTTACCTGGAGACCTTGTGGGAAAGTAAAATTTTGACCAACAGCGGGCAATTCCATCAGCAACTGGAAGAGGCGCTGGCGGCCTATCTTGGCGTAAAGCATGTCTGCCTGTTCTCTAACGGCACGCTCGCGCTGCTGACGGCGCTGCAGACATTGCGTATTACGGGCGAAGTGATCACCACGCCATACTCCTTTGTCGCCACCTCTCACAGCCTGCTGTGGAATGATTTAACGCCGGTGTTTGCCGATATTGACCCTGTCACGTTTAATATCGATCCGGATCGCATTGAAGAACTGATTACGCCTAAAACAACGGCCATCATGCCGGTCCACTGCTATGGTATTCCGTGCGATATGGAACGCATCCAGAAGATTGCCGATACCTATGGGCTGAAGGTGATTTACGATGCGGCCCACTGTTTCGGCGTCAAACAGGATAACGCCAGCATTCTCAATTATGGCGATCTCTCCGTGCTGAGCTTCCACGCCACGAAGGTATTTAATACCTTCGAAGGGGGCGCCATTATTTGCCACGACGCCAAAACCAAACAGCGCATCGATTATCTTAAAAACTTTGGCTTTGCCGATGAAACCATCGTGATGGCGCCGGGTATTAACGCCAAGATGAATGAAGTGCAGGCGGCCATGGGACTGCTGCAATTAAAGTATATTGACGGTGCGCTGCAGGAACGTGCGGTGATTTATCAGCGTTACGTTGAACTGCTCGATGCCGCGCTTCCGGCGCTGGAATACATTAAACCGGCCAGTAATATTGAATGGAATTACTCTTACTTCCCGGTACTTATTCGTGCAGATTCGGCGGTCAGCCGGGATGCGATTTATGCGGAATTACGTAAGCATAATATCTATGCCCGCCGTTATTTCTATCCGCTTATCAGCGCCTTCCCGATGTATCGCCACTTCCCGACGGCGAATGTACAACATCTCCCGGTTGCCGATGAAATTTCTCATGCGGTGCTTTGCCTGCCTATCTATCCCGGACTGCCGGTGGCCGATCAGCGTCGTATTATTGAGATTATTCAGGGCTTGTTTATCGATGCTGCTCATGCGGCTGAGCCTGCGCTGGTGGTCAATGGATAG
- a CDS encoding WbqC family protein produces the protein MKLAIMQPYFFPYCGYFQLMAAVDAFVVYDNIKYTKKGWINRNRIQVRGAESLISLPLKKDSDFLDIRERQLSATFDRNKLCNQIIGAYRHAPSFSAVMPVVEEIIQNPDENLFNYLWQGLNRLRDYFGFSCELIVSSSLPANHALKSQDRVIDICQVMNARTYINPPGGMALYSREDFVDRGLELKFIQPQPWHYPHSDAAFIPWLSIIDVMMFNPRNEVVRRLQHGYELI, from the coding sequence ATGAAGCTGGCGATCATGCAACCCTATTTTTTCCCGTATTGCGGCTATTTTCAGCTCATGGCGGCCGTTGATGCTTTCGTGGTGTATGACAACATCAAATACACGAAAAAAGGGTGGATTAACCGTAACCGTATTCAGGTTCGCGGTGCGGAGTCGTTAATCTCGCTGCCGCTAAAAAAAGACTCGGACTTTCTGGATATCAGGGAGCGGCAGCTCTCAGCCACATTTGACCGCAACAAGCTGTGCAATCAGATAATCGGGGCGTATCGCCACGCCCCCTCATTTTCTGCGGTAATGCCGGTTGTTGAGGAGATTATTCAGAACCCGGACGAAAACCTGTTTAATTATCTGTGGCAGGGGCTGAACCGGCTGCGGGACTATTTTGGCTTCTCCTGCGAGCTGATTGTCTCGTCCTCATTACCGGCGAATCACGCGTTAAAGTCTCAGGATCGCGTCATCGATATTTGTCAGGTGATGAACGCCCGTACGTATATTAATCCCCCGGGGGGCATGGCGCTCTATTCCCGGGAGGATTTTGTCGACCGCGGGCTTGAGCTGAAATTTATCCAGCCGCAGCCGTGGCACTACCCGCATTCTGACGCGGCGTTTATTCCGTGGCTGTCGATTATTGACGTCATGATGTTTAACCCTCGCAATGAGGTGGTTCGTCGCCTCCAGCATGGTTATGAGTTAATTTAA
- a CDS encoding glycosylase, which translates to MFTWKKLGKVFTPQEVTHLPWLKEFAQAPATLIFDDFVRVYFSCRPPADEQGKYVSYSAWVDLARDDLFHVLRVAREPILPLGGYGEFDEFGTYPVSVMRDNDVVKAWYAGWTRCESVPFNVAIGMAVSHDQGETFVKAGPGPAIGYSPDEPFVMSGPKIRRFNNQWQLFYIAGRKWKWVDGRAEPVYKIRMATSDDGINWTKLNKDLIPSRIEEDEAQASPDVFYANGKYHMFFCYRYSAHYRGKQNGYRIGYAWSLDMITWHRDDSKAGIDVSASGWDAEMISYPHVFELDGTIYMAYLGDQVGRYGFGLAQLEGKLC; encoded by the coding sequence ATGTTTACATGGAAAAAATTGGGTAAGGTCTTTACCCCGCAGGAAGTGACCCATCTCCCCTGGCTTAAAGAGTTTGCGCAGGCCCCTGCGACGCTGATCTTTGATGATTTCGTACGCGTCTATTTCTCCTGCCGTCCACCCGCCGATGAACAGGGAAAATATGTCAGCTACTCCGCCTGGGTCGATTTGGCACGTGACGATCTCTTCCACGTGTTGCGCGTCGCCCGCGAACCGATTCTCCCGTTGGGCGGATACGGAGAGTTCGACGAATTTGGAACCTATCCCGTCTCCGTAATGCGCGATAACGATGTGGTAAAAGCCTGGTATGCAGGCTGGACCCGCTGCGAATCGGTGCCGTTTAACGTGGCAATTGGCATGGCGGTGAGCCATGACCAGGGGGAAACCTTTGTTAAAGCGGGCCCGGGACCGGCAATTGGCTACTCACCGGATGAGCCGTTTGTGATGAGTGGGCCAAAAATTCGCAGATTCAATAACCAGTGGCAGCTTTTTTATATCGCCGGGCGCAAATGGAAGTGGGTGGATGGCCGCGCAGAGCCGGTCTACAAGATCCGCATGGCGACCTCTGACGATGGCATCAACTGGACGAAGCTGAATAAAGATCTGATCCCCAGCCGTATCGAAGAGGACGAGGCGCAGGCCAGCCCGGATGTCTTTTACGCCAACGGCAAATACCATATGTTCTTTTGCTACCGCTACAGCGCCCATTATCGCGGAAAGCAGAACGGTTACCGCATCGGCTACGCGTGGAGTCTGGATATGATCACGTGGCATCGGGATGACAGTAAAGCTGGCATTGATGTGTCCGCCTCCGGGTGGGATGCCGAGATGATCAGCTACCCACACGTATTTGAACTGGATGGCACTATTTACATGGCTTATCTGGGGGATCAGGTGGGCCGCTATGGCTTTGGCCTGGCACAACTGGAGGGCAAATTATGCTAA
- a CDS encoding GNAT family N-acetyltransferase encodes MNRWVFCQNRASREEIVEHFNRCDPLFIASISERIALQDYAQKIVARAWRSEAWQNNTLTGLVAAYYNTQRQQGFITNVSVLPDAQHCGMGSQLLIQSIAHLHSQGVTEINLEVDKNNVSAQRLYLKHGFTFGIANGSKITMTLQREKTT; translated from the coding sequence ATGAATCGCTGGGTGTTTTGTCAAAACCGCGCCTCTCGTGAGGAGATAGTCGAACATTTTAACCGGTGTGACCCGCTATTTATTGCGTCAATCAGCGAAAGAATAGCGTTACAGGACTATGCCCAGAAAATAGTGGCGCGGGCATGGCGAAGCGAAGCCTGGCAAAACAACACGCTCACCGGACTGGTGGCTGCCTATTATAACACGCAGCGTCAGCAGGGATTTATTACGAATGTTTCCGTTTTGCCGGACGCTCAGCATTGCGGCATGGGTAGTCAGCTGTTAATTCAAAGCATTGCACATTTACACTCCCAGGGTGTGACTGAAATTAATCTTGAAGTCGATAAGAATAACGTGTCGGCACAACGTTTATATCTAAAGCATGGTTTTACCTTTGGAATAGCAAACGGTTCAAAGATAACCATGACTTTACAGAGAGAGAAAACAACATGA
- a CDS encoding class I SAM-dependent methyltransferase, whose product MTLRDYNLEIKDTADHQYAYNFDFDVMHPFMIRAFTPFFKPGNLLELGSFKGDFTARLAEKFNAITCVEASEEAMTIARKRLGKNVSFVHSRFEDVQLPERYDNIVLTHVLEHIDDPVNLLKRINDEWLTDDGHLFLVCPNAHAASRQIAVKMGLISHNSAVTEAEFLHGHRCTYSLDTLERDARLAGLNVVYRTGIFFKALANFQWDKLLRTDIISTQYLEGCYELGHQYPDLCSSIFLLCKKG is encoded by the coding sequence ATGACCCTTCGTGATTACAATCTGGAAATCAAGGATACTGCCGATCATCAGTACGCCTATAACTTTGATTTTGATGTGATGCACCCTTTTATGATTCGTGCGTTCACACCGTTCTTTAAGCCAGGTAATTTACTTGAACTGGGTAGTTTTAAAGGTGATTTCACCGCACGCCTGGCTGAAAAATTTAACGCCATCACCTGCGTGGAAGCTTCCGAAGAGGCGATGACCATCGCCCGTAAGCGCCTGGGAAAAAATGTCTCGTTTGTCCATTCCCGCTTTGAGGATGTTCAACTTCCTGAGCGTTATGACAATATTGTTCTCACCCATGTGCTGGAGCATATTGACGATCCCGTTAACCTCTTAAAACGCATTAATGATGAATGGCTAACGGATGACGGACACCTTTTTCTGGTGTGTCCCAATGCGCATGCCGCTTCCCGACAGATTGCGGTCAAAATGGGATTAATCTCGCATAATAGTGCGGTGACGGAGGCCGAGTTTCTCCATGGCCATCGTTGCACTTATTCTCTGGATACGCTTGAGAGAGATGCCCGTCTTGCCGGACTGAATGTGGTTTATCGCACAGGTATTTTTTTCAAAGCGCTGGCTAATTTCCAGTGGGATAAACTTTTACGGACGGATATCATCTCGACGCAATATCTTGAGGGCTGCTACGAGTTAGGCCATCAATACCCTGATTTATGTTCAAGCATATTCTTGCTGTGTAAAAAAGGCTGA
- a CDS encoding RNA polymerase sigma factor FliA, with translation MNSLYTAEGVMDKHSLWQRYVPLVRHEALRLQVRLPASVELDDLLQAGGIGLLNAVDRYDALQGTAFTTYAVQRIRGAMLDELRSRDWVPRSVRRNAREVAHAMGQLEQELGRNATETEVAERLGIPVEEYRQMLLDTNNSQLFSYDEWREEHGDSIELVTDEHQQENPLHHLMEGNLRQRVMEAIEALPEREQLVLTLYYQEELNLKEIGAVLEVGESRVSQLHSQAIKRLRTKLGKL, from the coding sequence GTGAATTCACTCTATACCGCTGAAGGTGTAATGGATAAACACTCGCTGTGGCAGCGTTATGTCCCGCTGGTGCGTCACGAAGCATTGCGCCTCCAGGTGCGTTTGCCGGCGAGCGTGGAACTGGACGATCTGCTACAGGCGGGCGGTATCGGGTTATTGAATGCAGTTGACCGATACGACGCTCTGCAAGGAACGGCATTTACCACTTACGCAGTTCAGCGTATTCGTGGTGCGATGCTGGACGAGCTGCGCAGCCGGGACTGGGTGCCGCGCAGTGTTCGCCGCAACGCGCGCGAAGTGGCGCATGCGATGGGGCAGCTGGAACAGGAACTGGGACGCAACGCGACGGAAACGGAAGTGGCGGAACGGCTTGGTATTCCTGTTGAAGAGTATCGTCAGATGTTGCTCGATACCAATAATAGCCAACTCTTCTCTTATGACGAGTGGCGCGAAGAGCATGGCGATAGCATCGAGCTGGTGACGGATGAGCATCAGCAAGAAAACCCGTTACACCATTTAATGGAAGGTAATTTACGCCAGCGCGTGATGGAAGCCATTGAAGCTTTGCCAGAGCGCGAACAGCTGGTGTTAACCCTCTATTATCAGGAAGAGCTTAATCTCAAAGAGATTGGCGCTGTTCTGGAAGTGGGAGAGTCGCGGGTAAGCCAGCTGCACAGCCAGGCCATCAAACGCTTACGAACCAAGCTGGGTAAGTTATAG
- the fliZ gene encoding flagella biosynthesis regulatory protein FliZ: MTVQQSKRRPLSRYLKDFKHSQTHCAHCNKLLDRITLVRRGEIVNKIAISRLDTLMDEAAWLEEQKEWVALCRFCGDLHCKEQSDFFDIIGFKQFLFEQTEMSHGTVREYVVRLRRLGQHLTVNNISRDLLKTGYLDENLEPWLPATSTNNYRIALRKYAQYKVQMPAAVKQKAHAGTTSDIY; encoded by the coding sequence ATGACGGTGCAGCAATCTAAAAGACGGCCTTTAAGCCGCTACCTGAAAGACTTTAAACACAGCCAGACGCATTGCGCCCACTGTAACAAGTTACTCGATCGTATCACGCTGGTTCGTCGTGGCGAAATCGTCAACAAAATTGCGATTTCTCGTCTCGACACGTTGATGGACGAAGCCGCGTGGCTCGAAGAGCAGAAAGAGTGGGTGGCGCTTTGCCGTTTCTGTGGCGATCTCCACTGCAAAGAGCAAAGCGACTTCTTCGATATTATCGGTTTCAAACAGTTCCTGTTTGAACAGACCGAGATGAGTCACGGGACCGTTCGCGAATACGTGGTTCGCCTGCGTCGCCTCGGGCAACATCTGACCGTGAATAACATTTCCCGCGATCTGCTCAAGACCGGCTACCTGGATGAAAACCTGGAGCCGTGGCTGCCTGCGACCAGTACCAATAACTACCGTATTGCGCTGCGCAAGTACGCACAATATAAGGTCCAAATGCCGGCGGCGGTAAAGCAGAAAGCCCACGCCGGGACAACTTCTGATATATATTAA
- the tcyJ gene encoding cystine ABC transporter substrate-binding protein has protein sequence MKLALLGRQALMGVMAVALVAGMSVKTFAAENLLNKVKERGTLLVGLEGTYPPFSFQGDDGKLTGFEVEFAEELAKHLGVKASLKPTKWDGMLASLDSKRIDVVINQVTISDERKKKYDFSTPYTVSGIQALVKKGNEGSIKTAADLKGKKVGVGLGTNYEEWLRQNVQGVDIRTYDDDPTKYQDLRVGRIDAILVDRLAALDLVKKTNNTLAVAGDAFSRQESGVAVRKGNEDLVKAIDSAIADMQKDGSLKALSEKWFGADVTK, from the coding sequence ATGAAATTAGCACTTCTGGGTCGTCAGGCGCTGATGGGCGTTATGGCCGTTGCGCTGGTCGCGGGAATGAGCGTGAAAACCTTCGCCGCAGAGAACCTGCTTAACAAAGTGAAAGAGCGCGGTACGCTGTTGGTCGGGCTGGAAGGAACCTATCCTCCGTTCAGCTTCCAGGGTGATGACGGTAAACTGACCGGTTTCGAAGTGGAATTTGCGGAAGAACTGGCTAAACACCTTGGGGTGAAAGCGTCCCTGAAACCGACCAAATGGGACGGTATGCTGGCGTCGCTGGATTCCAAACGTATTGATGTGGTGATTAACCAGGTGACCATTTCTGACGAGCGTAAGAAGAAGTATGACTTCTCCACGCCGTACACCGTGTCCGGTATCCAGGCGCTGGTGAAGAAAGGTAACGAAGGCTCAATCAAAACGGCCGCGGATCTGAAAGGTAAAAAAGTCGGTGTCGGTCTGGGAACCAACTACGAAGAGTGGCTGCGCCAGAACGTTCAGGGTGTGGATATCCGCACCTATGATGATGACCCGACAAAATACCAGGATCTCCGCGTTGGCCGTATCGATGCCATCCTGGTTGACCGTCTGGCGGCACTGGATCTGGTGAAGAAAACCAACAACACCCTGGCGGTCGCCGGTGATGCGTTCTCTCGTCAGGAATCCGGGGTTGCTGTCCGTAAAGGTAATGAAGACCTGGTCAAGGCGATCGACTCCGCCATTGCGGATATGCAAAAAGACGGCAGCCTGAAAGCGCTTTCTGAGAAGTGGTTTGGGGCAGACGTCACCAAATAA
- the dcyD gene encoding D-cysteine desulfhydrase, translated as MSLQNLTRFPRLEFIGAPTPLEYLPRFSDYLGRDIFIKRDDVTPMAMGGNKLRKLEFLAADALREGADTLVTAGAIQSNHVRQTAAVAAKLGLHCVALLENPIGTRAENYLTNGNRLLLDLFNVQVEMVDALTDPTAQLDELATRLEAQGFRPYVIPVGGSNALGALGYVESALEIAQQCEGAVSLSSVVVASGSAGTHAGLAVGLEHLLPDVELIGVTVSRSVADQKSKVVSLQQAVADQLELKAKADILLWDDYFAPGYGTPNEEGMEAVKLLARLEGILLDPVYTGKAMAGLIDGIAQKRFKDEGPILFVHTGGAPALFAYHPHV; from the coding sequence ATGTCACTACAGAATTTAACGCGCTTTCCCCGCCTGGAGTTTATCGGCGCGCCGACGCCGCTGGAGTATCTGCCGCGATTTTCAGACTATTTAGGACGCGATATTTTTATTAAGCGTGATGACGTGACGCCAATGGCGATGGGGGGCAATAAGCTGCGCAAACTGGAGTTTCTGGCGGCTGACGCGCTGCGTGAAGGGGCGGATACGCTCGTCACCGCAGGGGCGATTCAGTCCAACCACGTTCGCCAGACGGCGGCGGTGGCGGCAAAACTTGGGCTGCATTGCGTGGCGTTGCTGGAAAACCCAATCGGTACACGGGCAGAGAACTACCTGACCAACGGTAACCGTCTGCTGTTGGATCTCTTTAACGTGCAGGTTGAAATGGTCGATGCGTTGACCGACCCGACCGCACAGCTCGATGAGCTGGCCACACGCCTTGAAGCACAGGGCTTTCGTCCGTATGTCATTCCGGTGGGCGGCTCGAATGCGCTGGGTGCGCTGGGGTATGTGGAAAGCGCGCTGGAGATTGCTCAGCAGTGCGAAGGGGCGGTGAGCCTCTCGTCAGTGGTGGTTGCCTCTGGCAGTGCGGGCACGCACGCGGGGCTGGCCGTCGGGCTGGAGCACCTGCTGCCGGACGTTGAGCTGATTGGTGTGACGGTATCGCGCAGCGTTGCGGATCAGAAATCCAAAGTGGTGAGCTTGCAGCAGGCGGTGGCAGACCAGCTGGAGCTGAAGGCAAAGGCCGATATTCTGCTGTGGGACGACTATTTTGCGCCGGGTTACGGCACACCGAACGAAGAGGGAATGGAAGCGGTTAAACTGCTGGCGCGCCTTGAGGGCATACTGCTGGATCCGGTCTATACGGGCAAAGCGATGGCCGGGCTTATTGATGGCATTGCGCAGAAACGCTTTAAGGATGAAGGCCCGATTTTATTTGTGCACACCGGCGGCGCGCCCGCGCTGTTTGCCTATCATCCTCATGTCTAA